Proteins encoded by one window of Lutibacter sp. A64:
- a CDS encoding DoxX family protein has protein sequence MKTNKIIYWLSTGLLSALLLMSAGMYIFNNAEVSKMFIGFGYPVYIIYPLAVAKILAVGVLVTQKQSKIKEWTYSALFFEFILAFFAHVMIKDGGQMAAIIALVLLVVSYVFGRKLFK, from the coding sequence ATGAAAACAAACAAAATTATTTATTGGTTAAGTACAGGATTATTAAGTGCTTTATTATTAATGTCTGCAGGAATGTACATATTTAATAATGCAGAAGTTTCAAAAATGTTTATAGGTTTTGGTTATCCAGTGTATATCATTTACCCTTTAGCTGTAGCTAAAATTTTAGCTGTTGGTGTATTGGTAACTCAAAAACAATCAAAAATTAAAGAATGGACATATTCGGCTTTATTTTTTGAATTTATATTAGCTTTTTTTGCACATGTAATGATTAAAGATGGAGGACAAATGGCTGCAATAATAGCACTTGTGTTATTAGTTGTTTCTTATGTTTTTGGTAGAAAGTTATTTAAATAA